From the Prochlorococcus sp. MIT 1223 genome, the window CACTAACTCCTATTCAGCCAGATTTATTTTGGAGAGGAAAAATTTCAGAACTTCCAAAAATCTCAAAAAATATTAATTAGGATCTTAGGTTCTATAAATTCTCTGAAGTAGCCAAAGAGAAAAAATCAGACCAATTAAATGAGCCATCAACAACTGCGTATTGCTCAAAACTGAGAGCATTTCTATAGAGGTTATAGGGAATGTAGGCATTACATTTGCACTTCTTGCATTTATCATTGCTCCTCCAAAAAAACCTGAAACTTGAGAGGCCGCTTGAACTGTCAAGGCACCTGCCAACGCTTGATATCCAATTACAGAAAGGGTTAATCCAATCAAATCAACAATCACTCCTCTCTTCAATAACCGACTGGTCTCTCCTCGACTTGGCCTGACTGGAGTACTAAGAGCTCTTCCTTTTTGAACAATTAACCAGCCCTGCCAAAGGCTATAAAGAAGAATAAAAAAGCTAAGAGTTGTAATTGATAATCCTGACGAAAGCCCTGCTGCCTTCAATGTACCCTTCCCTAAATTCCCTCCAACGTTATAAAAAAGTAATATCCCCGCAGAGATCACTCCAAGAGCTGTCTGAATCCAAAAACGAATCCAGCCCATTCGTCGCATTCCCAAAGAAAGCAACTGGAAATCAAGTTGATCTGCCATCAGGATATATTTGGCTGTAATACAAACTTGCCACCTAAGCGAGATATTTGCACGTCTGTTTTGATTCCACTCTGCTCCCCAAAGCAAGCAACCCTTCCTACAGCTTTAGCGCTAGGAAGCTTTGATGGCTTACATGCTGGGCATCGCGCAGTAATAACTTCAATAGCTGACACCGATAAAGGAATACCCTCTGTTGTTAGTTTTTGGCCACATCCGCGAGAAATTCTTTTTGGAGAATCTCGCCTGAGACTTGATTTACCCTCTGAAAAGACAGACTTACTTGATCCACTAGGAGTCAAGCAACTAATTCTAGTTCCATTTGATCTGGAGTTAGCAAGCCTTAGTGCAGAACAATTTATAATAGAAATTCTTCACAAAACTCTTCAAGCTAAAGTAATTGGAGTTGGCGAAAATTTCAGGTTTGGCAAAAATCGCGAAGGCGATTCATCAACTTTGAAAGCAATTGGAAATGACTTAGGAATAGAGATTAAAATAGTTCCAATAATTAATGATGACAAAGGAAGAATAAGTAGCAGTCGTATTCGTTCAGCCCTTCAAGAAGGAAAGCTCAGAGTTGCCAAAGATCTCTTAGGAAGGCCATATAGTTTTCGAGGGACTGTTATCAAAGGGAAAGGCCTGGGGAGCCAATTAGGCTGGCCAACAGCAAATCTCCAAATTAATGGTAGAAAGTTCCTTCCTGGAGAAGGGGTCTATGCCTCATGGGCTATAGAACAGAAAAAAGGGAATAAATATCTCTCAGTAATGAATCTAGGACCACAACCAACCATTGACCCTTCTTCTCCATCAACAGTGGAAGTACATCTAATAGATCAAAAAATAGATTTATTAGGACAGGAGTTAATTATTGAACCAATAGAAAAATTAAGGAATCAAGAAAAATTTCCTAATATCCAAAAATTAATTCAACAAATAGGAATAGATGTTGATCAAGCTAAAACTATTTATGAGGAATTAATGACCTAACAAGTCTATGAAAGAGAAGGGTAAGCATTAGAAAGCCCCCAAACTACAAAAAGGGCTATTCCACCCAACAAGACCACTCCCCATACCAACACATTCATAGTGCTATCAGAATTACTTTTCTCCATTACTTTGAGGATGAGGCAATCATCCCAAGGTTGGCACGAAATCGATGAATTTCACACCTCCTACTGAACAAAAAACATCTCGTCTTTTAGACGCCAATTTAGAC encodes:
- a CDS encoding DUF3611 family protein, with protein sequence MADQLDFQLLSLGMRRMGWIRFWIQTALGVISAGILLFYNVGGNLGKGTLKAAGLSSGLSITTLSFFILLYSLWQGWLIVQKGRALSTPVRPSRGETSRLLKRGVIVDLIGLTLSVIGYQALAGALTVQAASQVSGFFGGAMINARSANVMPTFPITSIEMLSVLSNTQLLMAHLIGLIFSLWLLQRIYRT
- a CDS encoding bifunctional riboflavin kinase/FAD synthetase, whose product is MPPKRDICTSVLIPLCSPKQATLPTALALGSFDGLHAGHRAVITSIADTDKGIPSVVSFWPHPREILFGESRLRLDLPSEKTDLLDPLGVKQLILVPFDLELASLSAEQFIIEILHKTLQAKVIGVGENFRFGKNREGDSSTLKAIGNDLGIEIKIVPIINDDKGRISSSRIRSALQEGKLRVAKDLLGRPYSFRGTVIKGKGLGSQLGWPTANLQINGRKFLPGEGVYASWAIEQKKGNKYLSVMNLGPQPTIDPSSPSTVEVHLIDQKIDLLGQELIIEPIEKLRNQEKFPNIQKLIQQIGIDVDQAKTIYEELMT